From Triticum aestivum cultivar Chinese Spring chromosome 4A, IWGSC CS RefSeq v2.1, whole genome shotgun sequence, a single genomic window includes:
- the LOC123088666 gene encoding disease resistance protein RGA5, translating to MQGMFRMEDESVLERILNGIEEPNDLPLALLQRITNNFSPERKIGQGGFGAVYKGVLRNGIVVAVKRMYVNQHTLDDVSFRREFNSLRKINHQNVVRFLGFCSNTYQTSIEGAGSEEINLANVRERLLCFEYISNGSLDKHITDELRGLEWETRYEIIIGICKGLCYLHEEKEIVHMDLKPANILLDGTYIVPKITDFGLSRSNKNTHTMGLRFGTRGYLAPEYENAGKTSFKSDIYSMGAIIIELVTGCMDVPDKNNVLRRWRHRWNKPPTLLQYQQVTRCIDIAIRCRQQVPEARPSILEIISFLSKSESTDMHTGQIIRCYDEDDMLGIKPLELRLPSELKKEISGLVVLTNGTRNCIAFNIQLPSGQLYSAQPYKGIVQPKSKYGMKIIVKPGDVHEHDQANKFIVQSMKVSEGLRDEDIEGCMFEEASKVVDKVNLMVVYESTKPQENCKSREDTNMPAEEVPEAKRRKIVGSASENSKLGSSKNAEATFMDANSSVRGQCTEQTEQFNLHPLQSFSRHYPTNMRYLEKENDRAVDLPTGALGSLLDKLGKLLEEDYNLEDSIKTDIKSFSEKLMKMHQTLRNLGKFDGVKIWTDQVRKLSYHIEDMVDTFLVHVEPNSNRGGFRELTHKGLKLWENGMTTHHQIGDVIRHIKNKVQAVADMQENYDFNVNNVVANVTAKLDTDLRISAIYVNKERLIGIKARRDELIRLFEEDGDASTLKTVSIVGMGGLGKTTLAKAVYDKLKKDYHHRAFIPVGQNPDVKKVLNNILFEFGQSLANFDLDVHQLINELRKLLKKERYFIVIDDIWDSEAWGFIQSAFPGNKHGSRVITTTRIEVVARACCEHEGKYVYRMKSLSEEHSRRLFFRRIFGPEKDCPDTPRKEEISKYILKKCDGMPLAINSIASLLAGEQESTWEYIWKSLGSVTEEDDLEKMNRILDLSYIHLPDHLKTCLLYVCMYPEDREIDKNDLLKQWVAEGFVHVSRNSGLDAQDVAEKYFKELISMCMIQPGRIDDYNNEVLSCRVHDIILDLLRSKSSKENFVHVIDGSKDTSGEIHRVSVQYIDKDDARILEIINKASLSHVRSVLLCRGSLVPHFMYFKYIRVLRLEDQGLGGDIDLTGISSLFLLRYLKFANLDGSNYHLKLPNQIGDLQQLETIDLAGFLENFPSDIVSLALLSHLSSRRNKAGGIVLPDGIERLKSLHTLVGVVISNKSSVESIMGLGKLTNLRKLHICLNENVHTDALHSSLSMLSANLRILTFGKGWPIGLDDVSCWGRTLFPRGCHIRELDLGCCEFQRCPKWIGQLDGLTKLMIWVREVADGVNIVAGLPSLSCFWLIVSMFQGEKEESVVIPGGGAFKALKHLRFHCKKASLTFEAGAMPMLEELSIQLRYHMSGQLLPVGIEHLPAGTLNKIWLRVYLDDRWEVEGSQGWDDDDWDNYFSSHEFRQGRDSVRQLVKVAFERHHPDADIILSLHNDYRNE from the exons ATGCAAGGTATG TTCCGAATGGAGGACGAAAGTGTGCTGGAGCGTATACTTAATGGAATCGAAGAGCCCAATGATCTGCCATTAGCACTGTTACAACGCATAACCAATAATTTCTCCCCAGAGAGAAAAATTGGTCAGGGTGGATTTGGAGCAGTTTACAAG GGTGTACTCAGAAATGGGATTGTTGTTGCTGTGAAGAGGATGTATGTGAACCAACACACACTTGATGATGTGTCTTTTCGCCGTGAGTTTAATAGCTTGAGGAAGATTAATCATCAAAATGTAGTGCGGTTTCTTGGCTTCTGTTCTAATACCTATCAGACATCGATAGAAGGGGCTGGGTCAGAAGAAATTAACTTGGCCAATGTAAGAGAAAGATTGCTTTGTTTCGAGTACATCAGCAATGGAAGTCTTGATAAGCATATTACTG ATGAATTAAGGGGACTTGAATGGGAAACACGTTATGAAATAATCATTGGAATTTGCAAGGGTCTGTGCTATCTTCACGAGGAAAAAGAAATTGTTCATATGGACCTTAAACCGGCGAATATATTATTAGATGGCACGTATATTGTTCCTAAAATTACAGATTTTGGGTTGTCGAGATCAAATAAAAACACGCATACTATGGGTCTACGTTTTGGAACACG AGGATATCTCGCGCCGGAATATGAAAACGCTGGTAAAACTTCATTCAAGTCTGACATTTATAGTATGGGTGCCATAATCATTGAATTAGTAACGGGGTGTATGGACGTTCCTGATAAAAACAAT GTACTTCGAAGGTGGAGACACAGGTGGAATAAGCCACCGACGTTACTACAATACCAGCAAGTAACTAGATGCATTGACATAGCAATACGCTGCCGGCAACAAGTACCCGAAGCTAGACCTTCCATATTGGAGATAATTAGCTTTCTAAGTAAATCTGAAAGTACGGATATGCACACCGGCCAG ATAATCCGCTGTTATGATGAAGATGACATGCTTGGGATTAAGCCGCTTGAACTACGTCTTCCTTCTGAGCTTAAGAAGGAGATATCAGGCTTAGTTGTGCTAACTAATGGTACTCGTAATTGTATTGCTTTCAACATCCAATTGCCAAGCGGACAATTGTACAGCGCACAACCATACAAAGGCATTGTGCAACCAAAATCCAAGTATGGTATGAAGATTATAGTCAAACCAGGAGATGTTCATGAGCACGACCAAGCCAACAAGTTCATCGTGCAGAGCATGAAAGTGAGCGAGGGTCTAAGAGACGAGGATATCGAAGGATGCATGTTCGAAGAGGCCAGTAAAGTTGTTGATAAGGTGAATTTGATGGTTGTATATGAGTCTACGAAGCCCCAAGAAAACTGCAAGAGTAGAGAAGACACCAACATGCCAGCTGAGGAAGTCCCCGAG GCAAAAAGGAGAAAGATTGTTGGGTCTGCTTCCGAAAATAGCAAACTTGGTAGCAGCAAAAATGCAGAGGCAACTTTCATG GATGCCAATTCAAGCGTGCGAGGACAATGTACGGAGCAAACAGAGCAGTTTAATCTGCACCCACTACAGAGCTTTTCACGCCATTATCCTACCAACATGAGATACCTTGAAAAAGAAAATGACCGAGCCGTGGATCTCCCAACGGGGGCTTTGGGTAGCCTACTCGACAAGCTGGGCAAGCTCCTCGAGGAGGACTACAATCTTGAGGACAGTATCAAGACAGATATCAAGTCTTTTTCAGAAAAGTTGATGAAGATGCACCAAACCCTCCGCAACCTGGGAAAGTTTGATGGGGTCAAGATTTGGACTGACCAAGTCAGGAAGCTTTCATATCACATAGAGGATATGGTTGACACATTCCTGGTGCATGTCGAGCCTAACTCTAATAGGGGTGGCTTCAGGGAGCTCACACATAAGGGGCTAAAACTTTGGGAGAATGGCATGACGACTCACCATCAGATTGGTGATGTAATCAGACACATCAAGAACAAAGTTCAGGCTGTGGCCGACATGCAAGAGAATTATGACTTCAATGTCAACAATGTTGTAGCTAATGTAACTGCAAAACTTGACACTGACCTTCGGATTTCAGCTATATACGTAAATAAAGAACGGCTCATTGGCATCAAAGCGCGAAGAGATGAGTTAATAAGGCTATTTGAGGAGGATGGTGATGCATCAACGCTCAAGACAGTCTCTATCGTCGGAATGGGAGGATTGGGGAAGACCACACTTGCCAAGGCAGTGTATGACAAGCTTAAAAAAGATTACCATCACAGAGCTTTTATTCCGGTGGGTCAGAATCCTGATGTGAAGAAAGTTTTGAATAACATTCTGTTCGAATTTGGACAGAGTTTAGCAAACTTCGACTTGGACGTGCATCAGCTCATCAACGAACTCAGAAAATTGCTCAAGAAGGAGAG ATACTTCATAGTAATTGATGATATATGGGATTCCGAAGCATGGGGTTTTATTCAATCTGCTTTTCCAGGAAACAAACATGGCAGTCGAGTGATAACAACAACAAGGATTGAAGTTGTTGCCCGTGCGTGTTGCGAACATGAAGGCAAATATGTTTATAGGATGAAATCACTCAGTGAAGAACACTCAAGAAGACTATTTTTCAGAAGAATATTTGGTCCTGAAAAAGATTGTCCTGATACACCCAGAAAAGAAGAGATTTCAAAATATATTCTAAAAAAATGTGATGGTATGCCACTTGCTATTAATAGTATAGCAAGCCTTCTAGCTGGCGAGCAAGAGTCAACCTGGGAGTATATATGGAAATCTTTGGGTTCTGTGACTGAAGAAGATGATCTTGAAAAGATGAATCGAATATTGGATCTTAGCTACATACATCTTCCTGATCATCTCAAGACATGTCTGCTTTATGTTTGTATGTATCCAGAGGATCGTGAGATAGATAAAAATGATTTGCTGAAGCAATGGGTAGCCGAAGGTTTCGTGCACGTGAGTAGAAACAGTGGGCTGGATGCACAGGATGTTGCAGAGAAGTACTTCAAGGAGCTCATCAGCATGTGTATGATCCAACCTGGGAGGATAGATGACTACAACAATGAAGTGTTGTCTTGCAGAGTACATGATATAATTCTTGATCTTCTGAGATCCAAGTCAAGTAAAGAGAATTTTGTTCATGTAATTGATGGTTCGAAAGATACATCAGGGGAGATCCATCGAGTCTCGGTCCAGTACATTGATAAAGATGATGCACGAATTTTGGAAATAATCAACAAAGCGTCACTATCACATGTTCGGTCAGTCTTACTTTGCCGAGGCTCACTTGTGCCTCATTTTATGTACTTCAAGTATATCCGAGTTCTACGCCTTGAAGATCAAGGCCTTGGTGGGGACATAGACCTCACCGGTATCAGTAGCTTGTTTCTCCTGAGGTATTTAAAGTTTGCCAATCTTGATGGAAGTAATTATCATCTGAAGCTACCTAATCAAATTGGGGATTTACAGCAGTTGGAGACAATAGATCTAGCTGGTTTCCTGGAAAATTTTCCATCAGACATTGTTAGTTTGGCCTTGTTATCACATCTCAGCTCGAGGAGAAATAAGGCAGGCGGTATAGTGTTGCCTGACGGGATTGAGAGGTTGAAATCACTGCACACTCTAGTAGGTGTAGTAATATCTAATAAAAGCTCGGTAGAGAGTATCATGGGCCTCGGCAAGCTGACAAACTTGAGAAAGCTTCATATCTGTTTGAACGAGAATGTTCATACAGATGCTTTGCACTCTTCCCTTTCCATGCTTTCTGCCAACCTCAGGATCCTTACTTTTGGAAAAGGATGGCCTATCGGACTGGATGATGTATCATGCTGGGGCAGGACACTATTCCCTCGAGGTTGTCATATTCGAGAGCTCGATCTAGGGTGCTGTGAGTTTCAGAGGTGCCCCAAGTGGATTGGTCAACTCGATGGCCTCACCAAGTTAATGATTTGGGTGAGGGAGGTGGCTGATGGTGTCAATATTGTTGCAGGGCTGCCTTCACTCTCCTGCTTCTGGTTGATTGTAAGTATGTTTCAGGGAGAAAAGGAAGAAAGTGTAGTCATCCCTGGGGGTGGGGCATTCAAAGCACTCAAGCACCTGAGGTTCCACTGTAAAAAGGCGTCACTGACCTTTGAAGCGGGGGCTATGCCCATGCTAGAGGAGCTTTCCATACAGCTCCGTTACCACATGAGCGGCCAACTCCTACCAGTTGGCATCGAGCACTTGCCTGCTGGCACCCTTAACAAAATCTGGTTACGAGTCTACTTGGATGACCGCTGGGAGGTGGAAGGCTCCCAGGGCTGGGACGATGACGACTGGGATAATTACTTCTCTTCACATGAATTTAGACAAGGCAGAGATTCTGTGAGGCAGCTGGTGAAGGTAGCATTTGAGCGCCATCATCCTGACGCCGACATCATCCTTTCTTTGCAtaatgattatcggaatgagtga